A portion of the Zootoca vivipara chromosome 6, rZooViv1.1, whole genome shotgun sequence genome contains these proteins:
- the B3GALT6 gene encoding beta-1,3-galactosyltransferase 6 has translation MKLLRLLCRHKTALGLGGLSLFGVVLLYLAKCTSEGLKPSHGWGLPQQQSPARTGGVSGPHPPAAAPPPPPEESTFLAVLVASGPKYTERRSIIRSTWLSVAGRVPNGDVWFRFVVGTAGLTGEELHTLEMEQSRHQDLLLLPDLRDSYENLTAKVLAMFVWLDQHLDFRFVLKADDDTFVRLDVLLEELRAKEPRRLYWGFFSGRGRVKSGGKWKENAWLLCDYYLPYALGGGYVISADLVHYLRLTQDYLNIWQAEDVSLGAWLAPVDVKRVHDSRFDTEYKSRGCNNKYIVTHKQSIEDMLEKHQTLAKEGKLCKEEIKLRLSYTYDWSVPPSQCCQRKDGIP, from the coding sequence ATGAAGCTTCTCCGCCTGCTGTGCCGCCACAAGACGGCTCTGGGCCTCGGTGGCCTATCTCTCTTTGGCGTGGTGCTCCTCTACTTGGCCAAGTGCACCTCAGAAGGCCTCAAGCCCTCCCACGGCTGGGGGCTGCCTCAGCAACAGTCTCCCGCCCGGACCGGGGGTGTGAGTGGGCCTcatcctccagctgctgccccacctcctcctcccgagGAGAGCACATTCCTGGCTGTGTTGGTGGCCAGCGGCCCCAAATATACAGAGCGACGTAGCATCATCCGCAGCACGTGGCTCTCAGTGGCCGGCCGGGTGCCCAACGGAGACGTCTGGTTCCGTTTTGTGGTGGGCACCGCAGGACTGACCGGGGAGGAGCTCCACACCTTGGAGATGGAGCAGAGCCGCCATCAGGATCTTCTGCTCCTTCCTGACCTCCGAGACTCCTATGAGAACCTGACCGCCAAGGTCCTGGCTATGTTTGTGTGGCTCGACCAGCACCTGGACTTCCGCTTTGTCCTCAAAGCTGATGACGACACATTTGTGCGCTTGGATGTCCTTCTGGAGGAGCTGAGGGCCAAGGAGCCACGCCGCCTCTACTGGGGCTTCTTCTCTGGGCGTGGCCGTGTGAAATCTGGCGGGAAATGGAAAGAGAATGCCTGGCTCCTTTGTGACTACTACCTGCCCTATGCTCTGGGCGGTGGCTACGTAATTTCGGCTGACCTGGTGCACTACTTGCGCCTCACGCAAGACTATCTCAACATATGGCAAGCTGAAGACGTATCCCTGGGTGCCTGGCTTGCTCCGGTGGATGTGAAGAGGGTTCACGACTCTCGTTTCGACACGGAGTATAAATCGCGGGGCTGCAACAATAAATACATTGTGACTCATAAACAGAGCATTGAGGACATGTTGGAGAAGCATCAGACTCTAGCCAAAGAAGGGAAGCTCTGTAAAGAAGAGATTAAACTCCGACTGTCTTACACGTATGACTGGAGTGTGCCTCCTTCACAGTGCTGCCAGAGGAAAGATGGTATACCTTGA